From Nostoc flagelliforme CCNUN1, a single genomic window includes:
- the dpdJ gene encoding protein DpdJ, whose protein sequence is MTTNWDKIIREFLDKLERQEVQLLTWGIIDGGFSEDEIKELADDFLNNCEIYEDVWDFIEQIIDRKLLFEFNLRGDRLFRTRMAEGVRLFARLRQLFPNNSWQTSPTLVADYRLQIRPRIYPKRYITPEAVIKQLEADKLLTPIRKKAVAAILNSPLRGEVQLADFQLRATSRMLRDLNSTKSRGMIVCAGTGTGKTLSFYLPALAHIAGLLKKNEYWSKGLAIYPRNELLKDQFSETYQEARRLDAVLKAEGKRKILIGAFFGLTPKSATLDRVQDKWEAESGGFTCPYLRCPRCEGALSWRRADVEACREKLSCLNPSCGAVIQEDEVILTRDRMTKTPPDLVFTSTEMLNRSMGDSRYGHIFGIATAKKPQIVLLDEVHTYTGIHGAQVAYLLRRWQKIIATKVQFTGLSATLESAAEFFSQLIGLNPGSIEEVSPGENQVAEGTEYQLVLRGDPVSGTSLLSTTILTSMLLRRILDPSEDPPSQGFYGSRVFAFTDDLDVTNRLFHNLLDAEGCDSWGRPLRGRQPFAALRSHSASEGSERLVAGQSWLLCEEIGHGLELPLSIGRTSSQDTGVTPNSDVIVATASLEVGFNDPEVGGVIQHKSPRDMASFLQRKGRAGRRRIMRPWTVVVLSDYGRDRIVYQGYDMLFNPVLEKRSLPIQNRYVIRTSAVFAFMDWVGHQLAAIKGSVWYDFASPSEYAKKRQQLEIELIEKILETETRQLELAAYLQSALNLSKDEVEAILWEAPRSLMMVVLPTLLRRLKSNWYRFSVHLNESNQDYQTNDPLPDFVPPSLFSDLLLPEVKITTPPQLRNSQPDINLMPIIQALKTFTPGRASRRFGVQHIHATHWIAPPNWQEREQNLPIEDYCTEFEEAGIFQLWQNGEIVDIRCIRPWAINLTQVPASISVRSNAQLKWCSQIIPPDSGIKLELPQGSSWCKIITEVCCFTHIQQSPLEVRRFAIASHANIRFQKGDELDTTIRFTQRHDGSPAAVGFAQSVDGLVFRFCIPPNFSISPSDSNPEKIWAFRTAYFRYRVLIDARLCELTNVFQREWLYQIYISMLTARALADQISLPEAFEALLGENMGQEMARVLDNIFQSLNVEETLLEEGESAPEQIQGRQRVHDRLLALANADIIQTILNDLAPILWSEPDEQWHSWAALRFKATLGGALLDACGQLCPHFDLGDLILDIDPGPRPPDAPAISEGVEEIWITESTIGGGGVIEEILRRYAADPANFFRLAGSALSPADFEIVDSELTRLLELTQTSADVADAMADVRLAERHSELKQASDRLRKVLSSEGILVTHPVMTAINARVLRPGSTPETDKLLLDLIRLWHQEEARLGIEIDARVFAYVASNDDQLDQALLHLGLVQPNPYWRFQVIYGLLWARGNIIRSRALSSYNPFVVVADADREILLDVLQVGDRTVWLNEPNWREQVEEAFKQGASVSLIAPPDARGDLKSAILSLAVEPMELGFLQVYPLVEGVQRYPRGFGVRLRVRETVQ, encoded by the coding sequence GTGACTACCAACTGGGATAAAATAATTAGAGAATTTTTAGATAAGTTGGAACGCCAGGAAGTTCAACTTTTGACGTGGGGAATTATTGATGGTGGATTTTCTGAAGATGAAATTAAAGAACTTGCTGACGATTTTCTAAATAATTGTGAGATTTATGAGGATGTTTGGGATTTTATAGAGCAAATCATTGATCGCAAATTGTTATTTGAATTCAACCTCAGAGGCGATCGCCTTTTTCGCACCAGGATGGCGGAAGGGGTGAGATTATTTGCCCGTCTCCGCCAACTGTTCCCGAATAATAGTTGGCAAACATCTCCTACCTTAGTTGCTGATTATCGCCTACAAATCCGTCCGAGAATTTATCCCAAAAGATATATTACGCCAGAAGCAGTAATTAAACAGCTAGAGGCAGATAAACTATTAACTCCAATACGAAAAAAAGCTGTTGCAGCTATACTAAATTCGCCATTGCGTGGTGAGGTTCAACTTGCAGATTTCCAGCTACGCGCTACAAGCCGGATGCTGCGGGATTTGAACAGTACAAAAAGTCGCGGGATGATTGTCTGTGCTGGGACAGGAACGGGGAAGACTTTATCTTTTTACTTACCAGCACTGGCGCATATTGCAGGGTTGTTGAAAAAGAATGAGTATTGGAGTAAAGGACTGGCAATTTATCCCCGTAACGAACTTCTCAAAGACCAATTTTCTGAAACCTATCAAGAAGCACGTCGTCTTGATGCTGTCCTCAAGGCAGAAGGTAAGCGTAAAATTCTTATTGGTGCATTTTTTGGCTTAACTCCCAAAAGCGCAACTCTGGATCGGGTACAGGATAAATGGGAAGCTGAAAGTGGTGGGTTTACTTGTCCTTACCTGCGGTGTCCCAGATGTGAGGGTGCGCTATCTTGGCGACGGGCTGATGTGGAAGCTTGTAGAGAAAAACTTTCTTGTCTCAATCCATCTTGCGGTGCTGTTATCCAAGAAGATGAAGTAATTTTAACACGCGATCGCATGACGAAAACTCCCCCAGACTTGGTTTTTACCAGCACAGAAATGCTCAATCGGTCTATGGGAGATTCCCGTTACGGTCATATATTCGGCATTGCAACTGCGAAAAAGCCTCAGATAGTTTTGCTTGATGAGGTACATACTTACACGGGTATTCACGGGGCACAGGTTGCTTACCTGTTGCGACGTTGGCAGAAAATAATTGCCACAAAAGTCCAATTTACGGGTCTTTCGGCAACATTAGAAAGTGCAGCAGAGTTTTTTAGCCAACTTATAGGCTTAAATCCTGGTTCTATCGAGGAAGTTTCCCCCGGCGAAAATCAAGTTGCGGAAGGCACGGAATATCAATTAGTTCTCAGAGGCGACCCCGTATCTGGAACGAGTTTACTGTCTACAACGATACTAACTTCGATGCTGCTACGGCGCATCCTTGATCCATCTGAAGACCCTCCCAGCCAAGGGTTCTATGGTTCCCGTGTTTTTGCTTTTACTGACGATTTAGATGTTACCAACCGCTTATTTCATAACCTTTTGGATGCCGAAGGATGCGACAGTTGGGGTCGTCCTCTGCGGGGAAGACAGCCATTTGCAGCATTGCGATCGCATAGTGCATCTGAGGGGAGCGAACGCTTAGTTGCTGGGCAATCTTGGCTTTTATGTGAAGAAATTGGTCATGGGTTGGAATTGCCTTTAAGTATTGGCCGCACTAGTTCCCAAGATACTGGAGTTACCCCAAATAGCGATGTAATTGTTGCTACTGCATCCCTGGAAGTGGGATTCAACGACCCAGAGGTTGGAGGTGTAATTCAGCACAAATCACCGCGAGATATGGCTTCATTTCTCCAAAGAAAAGGACGTGCTGGACGACGGCGAATTATGCGACCTTGGACAGTGGTAGTGCTTTCTGACTACGGACGCGATCGCATTGTCTATCAAGGCTATGATATGTTATTTAACCCAGTTTTAGAAAAGCGATCGCTCCCCATCCAAAACCGCTATGTTATTCGCACATCTGCGGTTTTCGCTTTTATGGATTGGGTAGGACACCAGTTAGCAGCAATCAAAGGAAGTGTTTGGTATGATTTTGCCAGCCCATCTGAATACGCAAAAAAACGCCAGCAATTAGAAATAGAACTAATTGAAAAGATTCTCGAAACAGAAACAAGACAACTCGAATTGGCAGCATATCTGCAATCAGCCTTGAATTTGAGCAAAGATGAGGTCGAAGCTATTCTCTGGGAAGCCCCAAGGTCATTGATGATGGTGGTACTTCCCACTTTGTTGCGGCGTTTAAAGTCTAATTGGTATCGCTTTTCAGTACATCTAAATGAATCAAACCAAGATTATCAAACCAACGACCCCTTACCCGATTTCGTTCCCCCCAGTTTATTTAGCGACTTGCTCTTACCAGAAGTAAAGATTACGACACCTCCCCAATTGCGTAATAGCCAGCCAGATATTAACCTCATGCCCATTATTCAAGCACTGAAAACCTTTACACCAGGCAGGGCTAGTCGTCGTTTTGGGGTACAACACATCCATGCAACTCACTGGATTGCTCCCCCGAATTGGCAAGAAAGAGAACAAAATTTACCAATAGAAGACTACTGTACTGAATTTGAAGAAGCGGGAATTTTTCAACTTTGGCAAAATGGAGAAATTGTAGATATTCGCTGCATTCGTCCTTGGGCAATCAATCTTACACAAGTTCCTGCCAGCATTTCCGTTCGTTCTAATGCCCAATTAAAATGGTGCAGTCAAATAATTCCTCCCGACTCCGGTATTAAACTCGAATTACCCCAAGGTTCCTCGTGGTGCAAAATTATTACAGAAGTTTGCTGCTTTACCCACATCCAACAATCGCCCCTTGAAGTGCGGCGGTTTGCGATCGCCTCCCATGCTAACATCCGTTTTCAAAAAGGTGACGAACTCGATACGACAATTCGCTTCACCCAAAGACACGATGGTAGTCCAGCAGCTGTAGGATTTGCCCAATCTGTTGATGGTCTAGTATTTCGCTTTTGTATTCCGCCTAATTTCAGCATCAGTCCCAGCGATTCTAATCCAGAGAAGATTTGGGCGTTTCGCACGGCATATTTCCGATATCGGGTCTTGATAGATGCCAGATTGTGTGAATTAACAAATGTCTTTCAACGAGAGTGGCTTTATCAAATATATATATCGATGCTCACCGCCCGCGCCTTGGCAGACCAAATCTCCCTACCTGAAGCTTTTGAGGCGCTTTTGGGTGAAAATATGGGTCAAGAAATGGCAAGGGTTCTGGACAATATCTTTCAAAGCTTGAACGTCGAAGAAACCCTACTGGAAGAAGGGGAATCTGCACCAGAACAAATTCAGGGACGGCAGAGGGTACATGATAGGTTGCTGGCACTTGCCAACGCAGACATCATCCAAACTATATTAAATGACCTTGCACCGATTCTCTGGTCAGAACCTGATGAACAGTGGCACTCTTGGGCAGCTTTACGTTTTAAAGCGACCTTGGGAGGGGCGCTGCTGGATGCTTGCGGGCAATTGTGTCCCCACTTTGATTTGGGCGACCTGATTTTAGATATCGATCCTGGCCCGCGTCCACCAGATGCACCTGCTATTTCAGAGGGAGTAGAGGAAATCTGGATAACTGAATCTACTATTGGTGGCGGCGGGGTGATTGAAGAAATCTTGCGGCGTTATGCTGCTGATCCGGCGAATTTTTTCCGATTGGCGGGGAGTGCGTTGTCACCTGCGGATTTTGAGATTGTGGACTCGGAACTGACGCGGTTACTGGAGTTAACCCAAACTAGTGCAGATGTTGCCGATGCAATGGCAGATGTGCGGTTAGCCGAAAGACATAGTGAATTAAAACAAGCTAGCGATCGCCTCCGCAAAGTCCTGTCCTCTGAGGGGATTTTGGTAACGCATCCGGTGATGACTGCAATTAACGCACGAGTTTTGCGTCCTGGAAGTACCCCGGAAACCGATAAACTACTGCTGGATTTGATTCGTTTGTGGCATCAAGAAGAAGCGCGTTTAGGTATTGAAATTGATGCACGGGTGTTTGCCTATGTCGCCAGCAACGATGACCAGTTAGATCAGGCATTGTTGCATCTTGGTTTAGTGCAGCCTAATCCCTATTGGCGGTTTCAAGTGATTTATGGGCTGTTGTGGGCGAGAGGAAATATTATTCGTTCTCGCGCCTTATCTTCCTATAATCCCTTTGTTGTGGTTGCCGATGCTGATAGAGAAATTTTACTGGATGTTTTGCAAGTGGGCGATCGCACAGTTTGGCTGAATGAACCCAATTGGCGAGAACAGGTGGAGGAAGCGTTTAAGCAAGGTGCATCGGTTTCGCTGATAGCGCCTCCTGATGCGAGAGGAGATTTAAAGTCAGCGATTTTGAGTTTAGCAGTCGAACCGATGGAACTTGGGTTTTTGCAGGTTTATCCATTGGTGGAGGGGGTGCAGAGGTATCCGCGAGGGTTTGGGGTGAGGCTACGGGTGCGAGAAACGGTGCAGTAA